Sequence from the Opitutaceae bacterium genome:
GCGGAGAAATTTGACGGCGTCTGGCACAATCCTCGATACACCGCCGAGGACAACGCATTTGCGGAGTGGTAGATCATGAGCACCGGCGATTTGCTGCTCTCGTGCGACTGGGGTACTTCGAGTTTCCGCCTGCGACTGGTAAGCCGGGGAAACGGCCGCGTTCAGACTGAGCATGCAACGGCAGACGGCGCCCAGCCGATCGCCAGCGCCAGCCCCAGCGTCACCGCGAGGCGGGCGGCGTTTCGCGCCGTCCTGGCGCATGCGCTCGAAGCGATCGGTGTCGCCCAGCAAAGGAGCATTCCCTTGGTCATTTCGGGAATGGCCTGCTCCACCATTGGCTGGCTGCCTCTCGGCTACGCAGGCCTGCCGGCGCATGTCTCCGGCAGCGACTTTGTGACCGGCGACCGCCGCATCGACGGCCGCAAGGTGAGGTTTGTCTCAGGCCTGCGGGCGGACTGCGATGTCATGCGCGGCGAGGAATGTGAGCTTGCCGGGCTTTTCGCAGCGGGGCGTCGTCAGGTTCTCGCACGGGACTGCCTGGTCGTGCTTCCGGGCACCCATTCCAAGCATGTTCGCCTGAAAAGGAACCGCATAACCGATTTCGTCACGCACCCGACCGGGGAGCTTTTTTCGCTCGCTTTGAAACACAGCACGTTCGGCGGCGCCATGAACGAAAAGTTTTCGCCTCGATCATTTCGCGCGGGCGTCCTGGCAGCGCGGCAACTGGGCATGGGGCCGGCCCTTTTCAAAGCACGGGCGAGAACCGTTCTGGGGCTCATGCCTCGTGAGCACACCGCAGATTTTCTCAGCGGCGTGCTGATAGGTTCAGAAATCGTCTGCCTGCCGTCCGGCGTGCCTGTGGTACTCGGTGCAGGCCCCGCGCTCGCTCCCCGCTACCGACTCGCCCTTCGCACGATCCGGCGGAGGGAGAGTTTCATTCCCATTGAGCCGCGGGAAATGGCGCAGGCGTTGATTCGCGGCCACCTGCAGTTGTCAACGGGCCTGTAGGACCGCGGTCCGGAGCCGACTAGTTGCCCGCCGGTGATGACCGGGAAATCCGGCCGGTGATGACCATTCTCTCCCGCTTGAGGATCATGTGAATCACGCCTGGCTCAATCGGATCCCACGCAAACGCCTGGCCCTCCGCCGTCACAGGCACCGTGGCGACCCACTTCAGGGTCGATCCCGCATCCGGAAACTCGAGAACACAAAGCGCCTTCTCATCGTGGCCGGTCACGAAGAGGAAACCACCAGGCCCGATTGCACCGCCCGAAATGCCGAAGCCGCGCTTTCCGAGATAGGCAATCAAATCCGGGGGAAACACCCACCCGCGTCCGGTTGGGGCCCAGTCATCGGTGAACTCCGCCAGCCGCGTCCACTCCGGCCCGCGCCCGGGTTCTCCACCGCGTCCGGCATAGTGGACGAAGCAGGCTATCCAGTGATCGGCCCGCCGGTCGATCCAGGTGAGTGAACCGTCCGTCCGCCCCAGGCTGATCGCCCCGACATGCTTCAGGGTCGCCGGATTCCAAAGCTCGACCGAGCTCACATGCGGAACACCGGGATAATTGGAATGGGCACCGTGTAGTTGGCCGATAAATACGACACCCGCGTTGACATGCGTCAGCGGCTGACCCTCCGGACAGCTCCAGGTCGCCACACGCTCACCCGTCGTCTTGCGATACTTGCCGATGTCGTGATTGGAAATGACATACAGGAAATCCTGATCTGCAGCCACGCCCTGCCTTGCCTCGGAAGCCGTGAAGCGCCGGATCTCCTCGAACCGCCACCCGTCCGGCCCGGGTACGCTGTCGTCCGCCCAGACCACGCTGGAAAGGATTAATGCTGCCGCGAGACTGGAGTGCCAGGGATTCATTGCTTTGGAAGGAGGTTGAAGATTTCGGGACGAAGGGATGGGGGCGCCAAACATTCGCCAAGGGACCGTGTTTGCATCCTTGAGCCGATGGAAAGCGCCGCACAACTCCGGCTCCATCGTGAAACACCTGTCAACGCTGGCAACCGGTCTGACATGTTATGATAGCACGGCAGGCCCCCGCCCCCTGCCGACCGGCACGTCGCCGTAGCCGTGAACACGTTCGCAAATCTGACTCAGGATCGAACCCAGGTCTCCGTTCGCCGTCTTGAACTGGTCGGCGTCCACGGTAAGAGGCGCGCCAAGCACGACGAGCGGAGCACCATAGCCCGGAGTCAGCATGGCCTGCTCCAGCGTGAGGCCGCCGACCGCCTGCACGGGCACGCTGACCGCTGCGACAACCTCGCGCAGATTGTCGAGCGGACTCGGCATGCGACGCCCGGACGCCGCGATTCCCCGGCGTTCGTCATAGCCAATGTGATGAATCACATAGTCGCATCCAAAGTCCTCCAGCAACCGCGCGCCAGCCACCCAGTCCTCACAGCCCAGATTGTCGCCCATCACCTTCACATTGTAGTCACGGCCCGCCTTGACCACGCAGCGCAGCGTCTCCCTGTGCGCGCGCGCCATGACCACCACATGCGTGGCTCCCGCCTTTGCCATCATCTCGGCCTCCAGGTATCCTCCATCCATCGTCTTCAGGTCAGCTACGATGGGCTTCGTCGGAAACCTCTCGCGCAGCCGTCGCACCCCGTGCAGACCCTCCGCCAG
This genomic interval carries:
- a CDS encoding 2-dehydro-3-deoxygalactonokinase, whose product is MSTGDLLLSCDWGTSSFRLRLVSRGNGRVQTEHATADGAQPIASASPSVTARRAAFRAVLAHALEAIGVAQQRSIPLVISGMACSTIGWLPLGYAGLPAHVSGSDFVTGDRRIDGRKVRFVSGLRADCDVMRGEECELAGLFAAGRRQVLARDCLVVLPGTHSKHVRLKRNRITDFVTHPTGELFSLALKHSTFGGAMNEKFSPRSFRAGVLAARQLGMGPALFKARARTVLGLMPREHTADFLSGVLIGSEIVCLPSGVPVVLGAGPALAPRYRLALRTIRRRESFIPIEPREMAQALIRGHLQLSTGL
- a CDS encoding orotidine 5'-phosphate decarboxylase; translation: MRPIVQISLDITDLDEAVRTAEVAVQAGVDWLEAGTPLILAEGLHGVRRLRERFPTKPIVADLKTMDGGYLEAEMMAKAGATHVVVMARAHRETLRCVVKAGRDYNVKVMGDNLGCEDWVAGARLLEDFGCDYVIHHIGYDERRGIAASGRRMPSPLDNLREVVAAVSVPVQAVGGLTLEQAMLTPGYGAPLVVLGAPLTVDADQFKTANGDLGSILSQICERVHGYGDVPVGRGRGPAVLS